The stretch of DNA ACTTGATTGGTTTATCAAACGAATATTGTGGTTCTTGTTTAATAGACGGAACAGTTTCCAGTTTATGTAAAAGTTTATTAAGTGGTTGTGtaataggtttataatttttttctaaagcaGATTGAGACTGAGCTATGTCATGTTTTAAACTacgatacttcttcttcaacgCTTGTCGTGATAAAAGCAGTTTTCGCGTAACTTTAGGATCCATTGTGTACTAGGAATGTTAGTTTAAAGCCTTATATACCTATCGAACCCATACCGATATCGACCCATTGATTTGGGAGAGTCTTTATCAATGACAAGAAATCCATATCTGTCTTTCCAACAGAATGAGCACAAATCTTTAAATTGTTGGAAAGTCATGTCTATATTAACGTGATcgtcaaaaatatgttttaaatttgtaaagtCTTGTTGGAAAACTACAAGTAAATTAGAATTATCTCTAATTAATTGTTTTGGAATAGCACTGTAtgtttgacataaataaaagcAATCTATATTTTTATGTCTCCCATAACAAAAATACCTTTGTACAATTTTTTGATCACACGatggaatatcatcaaaaataactaTTGAATTTTCTTTAATATCATCAGGAGATGGTACATTATTGGGATCATTATATCCTTCAAAGCCAATTTCTTTTATTGGCTCAACCAAGTTTCGCAAATATACATACTTTGGTTGATACAACGACTtggaatataaatatatattctcAAATCTTAGACCATTTGGATGCTCAATTAAAGACAATAAAACATTCGTCTTGCCACAACCACTTGGTCCAACAACTAAAAACCTTCTGTTGCCACCAAAAAGATAGCCATGTTTTACATGTTGTTCCTTTGTAACCTCATCATGGTTAGAAATAGGAAGAGAGAGTTTCTGCTTTTCAATCTtcattaataaaatgtttttaaaactttgggGTATATATAGCCCATCTACTATATATATAAGTGAGACACCATGAAAAAAAAGATTCAAGGGCATATAAAAAGAAAAGGGCGTggattattaaacaaaattataaataagcTTCCATTAGAACTCCATCTTCCAGGATATTCATATTGTGGACCAGGAACCCGCTTACAACAAAGATTAGAGCGGggagataagggaattaataaaCTAGACGAGGGTTGTAAACACCACGATATTGCATACTCTACAAGTACTGATTTATCAACCAGACACAAGGCGGATCAGATTTTAGAAAACAAAGCTTGGGATATTGTAAAATCTAAAGACACACCGTTTGGACAGAAGGCAGCTGCTTGGTTTGTTACAACAGCTATGAAAGGAAAACGTAAGTTGGGAATGGGTCTAAGACGCAAAAAAGGTGGTTCTCTTcgtaaaagaataaataagaaaaaaaggaTCATTAAAACACCAAAGAAAGGTGGATTCCTTCCCCTACTTCTCCCACTAATCGGTGCTTTATCTGCTGTTGGGGGCCTTGGTACTACTATTTACAAGACCATTGGAGATGCGAAAGCTAATCGAATTAGTCTTGAAGAACAAAAACGCCATAATCTAGCCATGGAACAGAAAGGCAAAGGATTATATCTAAGACCTTATAAGGGCTATGGATTATACTTGAAGCCTTATTCAAAAAACTAAATCTTCCTCATCATGCTTTAACAAGTACTGATATAATAAAGCATGGTAAAGCTCTTCCTTTGTTTAGAGGTGTGTATATGAGAAATAATATGCCAAAAAAACTTCATAAAAACGAGTGTGGTGTTATAAATTTAGATTCTAATCGAGGAGTCGGAACCCACTGGGTAGCTTATGCAAAATCTAAGTCTAACGTAATTTACTTTGATTCTTATGGAGACTTACCCCCTCCAAAAAGcgtaataaagtattttttaagtaatggcgatgtaaaaatatattacaattatgaTAAAATCCAAAACGACTCATACAGGTGTGGTCATTACTCCTTAGATTTTCTATACAACTACTATAAATAGCAAACATTGATTGTTTACGTTTTAAAACAATGTCTTTCAACTTTACGCTTACTGGGAACGCTTCAAATCTGAGTTATAGTTTTAATCCTCCGATTTACCTTGAAGATGAATTCGATTACGAAATTGGGGTAACtagtttttatagttttaataGTATTCCAAATATCGATGAAAACAATAACATTTTTCTCTGGAATATACGAAATGTTACTTATACCTATAAATTACCAAAGGGGTCTTATGAATTAGATGATATTACAAAACTTAtaaaagaaaacatgaaaaaGAGAGATAGTGATGCGACTATAGAAATTACTCCACAGTTATCATCCTCCAAAGTTATAATTAATAGTAATAGAGAAATTTCATTTCTTCCCGCGAATTCTATTGGGAAATTATTTGGATTTAAATCAGGGCTACTAGCAGCAAACCAGATACATATCTCAGACAACCCAGTGGAGATTTGGGGTGCAAACGCATTATGTATTGACTGTAACATAGCATCAGGATCCTATTTAAACGGAAATCCAGTTCACATTATCCATCAGTTCTTCCCAACCGTACCAACTGGGTATAAAATAGTTGAGGTAccccaaaatattttgtattatccAGTGAGTATTAAAACAATCTCTAACCTTACAGTAAAAATTATCAACCAAGCAGGTAAACTTGTTGACTTTGGAGGGGAGGAGGTTACTGTAAATCTACATCTTAGAAAACGTATATAATGGTTTTAGTTTTTTCTCGCGAACCAAAAACATATATAAAGAGATTACCTTCTACAAAAATAACTCCATCTCTACCAAAATCATATAAAAGGAGATTACCTTTTAAACAAATAACTCCATCTAATCGTCGCTTTCTTCAATCGTTAGGATTTAAAGTCTTGGTATAATGGAAATTCTTCACGTTACTGGTCAACCTTTTAATGATAACACTATTGAAGATTATCAGTTCCACACTTATCAACCATACATTCCTGGAAAATTGGGATACAATGATGAAATCCGTATTTCAGTACAAGATTTGGATAGTTTGACGTTTCCAGCAAATAGTTTCCTCTATATTGAGGGCAAATTAGCCACACATGACAATAAAACACcaaccaaaataaaatttattaataatagtaTAGCTTACTTGTTTCGTGAACTACGTTTTGAATTAAATGGGGTAATAATTGACTCAGTACGTGATGTAGGATTAGTATCAAGTATTAAAAACTATCTTAGCCTTAACGAAAATCAAAGCTTGCTATTGGAAAATGCTGGTTGGTTTCCAAAAATGAGTAGAATGGAAAATAATAGTGAAGTCCCTAAAAACAATGTTTTGGTAGATTCAAATGGAAACTTTAATGTGTGTATACCTTTAAGACTATTATCCGGATTCTttgaagattttagaaaaattattatgaacatGAAACAAGAATTGATACTTATTCGATCAAATGATGATATTGATGCAGTAGTAAGCGAAGATGAGACTGAGCGTCCAAAAATTGACATTACTAAATTATATTGGGAGGTACCACATGTAACTCCTAGTATTCGAGAACAGTTGCGACTAAACAAAATTTCACATACAAACCAAGAACTACCTATTAAATTTCGAAGTTGGCAAATGATTGAATATCCAGCCCTAAATAACTCTACACGTCACACATGGTCAGTGCGGACTAGTACCAAAATAGAAACTCCACGACACATTGTTGTTGCTTTTCAAAATAACAGAAAATCAAAATTAACAAAAGATATGAGTAAATTTGATCATTGcactttaaagaatattaaagtGTTTTTAAATTCTGAGAGGTATCCCTATAATGATCTTCAACTAGATTTTAAGACTAATAGGTTTGCCAAACTATatgaaatgtttgccaatttccaGGAGAGTTATTATCACATGACCTTAAACCAACCCATATTTAATCCAATTGACTTTAAAACAATTGCTCCACTTATACACATTGACTGCTCTCGTCAAAAAGAAGTAATTCAATCCGGATCTGTTGTGCTTCGTATAGAATTTGAGACAGATGAACCAACAACCTCTGATATCTCA from Diabrotica undecimpunctata isolate CICGRU chromosome 4, icDiaUnde3, whole genome shotgun sequence encodes:
- the LOC140438844 gene encoding uncharacterized protein, with protein sequence MEILHVTGQPFNDNTIEDYQFHTYQPYIPGKLGYNDEIRISVQDLDSLTFPANSFLYIEGKLATHDNKTPTKIKFINNSIAYLFRELRFELNGVIIDSVRDVGLVSSIKNYLSLNENQSLLLENAGWFPKMSRMENNSEVPKNNVLVDSNGNFNVCIPLRLLSGFFEDFRKIIMNMKQELILIRSNDDIDAVVSEDETERPKIDITKLYWEVPHVTPSIREQLRLNKISHTNQELPIKFRSWQMIEYPALNNSTRHTWSVRTSTKIETPRHIVVAFQNNRKSKLTKDMSKFDHCTLKNIKVFLNSERYPYNDLQLDFKTNRFAKLYEMFANFQESYYHMTLNQPIFNPIDFKTIAPLIHIDCSRQKEVIQSGSVVLRIEFETDEPTTSDISAYCLILHEKEFTYNPLTKIVKQL